From the Senegalimassilia faecalis genome, one window contains:
- a CDS encoding 5-methyltetrahydropteroyltriglutamate--homocysteine S-methyltransferase — MTATNPPYSYDIVGSFLRPEALKQARADFAAGTITREALTAAENKAIAELVKKEKQAGLKAVTDGEFRRAMWHLDFLEALENVEHVDADTWSVEFKGPKPKGAQLVFRGKIAFGDHPFLAHFDALRDIAGDYPTKLTIPAPSMLHLIPCVRGKATYRPTERYQDERVLFDDIVEVYRDAVRAFYDRGCRYLQFDDTSWGEFCDAAKREAYAAEGIDVDEVARNYVDMINRILEVKPADMTITTHICRGNFRSTWFSSGGYEPVAEVLFGGANYDGFFLEYDSDRSGDFAPLAHIKDQKVVLGLITSKFPELENEDDVIARIHEAAQYVPLEQLRLSTQCGFSSTEEGNVLTEDDQWAKIALVKRIAERVWG, encoded by the coding sequence ATGACCGCAACGAACCCTCCTTACAGCTATGACATCGTCGGCAGCTTCCTGCGCCCCGAGGCGCTGAAACAGGCGCGCGCCGATTTCGCCGCCGGCACCATCACGCGCGAGGCGCTGACCGCCGCCGAGAACAAGGCCATCGCCGAGCTGGTGAAAAAGGAGAAGCAGGCGGGCCTGAAGGCCGTCACCGACGGCGAGTTCCGCCGCGCCATGTGGCACCTCGACTTCCTTGAGGCGCTTGAGAACGTGGAGCACGTTGACGCCGACACGTGGTCGGTGGAGTTCAAGGGCCCCAAGCCCAAGGGCGCGCAGCTGGTGTTCCGCGGGAAGATCGCGTTCGGCGACCATCCGTTCCTGGCCCATTTCGACGCGCTGCGCGACATTGCCGGCGACTACCCCACGAAGCTGACCATCCCCGCCCCGTCGATGCTGCACCTGATCCCGTGCGTGCGCGGCAAGGCGACGTATCGCCCCACCGAGCGCTACCAGGACGAGCGCGTGCTGTTCGACGACATCGTGGAAGTGTACCGCGACGCCGTGCGCGCGTTCTACGACCGCGGCTGCCGCTACCTGCAGTTCGACGACACAAGCTGGGGCGAGTTCTGCGATGCGGCCAAGCGCGAGGCGTACGCCGCCGAGGGCATCGACGTTGACGAGGTTGCGCGCAACTATGTTGACATGATCAACCGCATCCTTGAGGTGAAGCCCGCCGACATGACCATCACCACGCACATTTGCCGCGGCAACTTCCGCTCCACGTGGTTCTCTTCGGGCGGCTACGAGCCGGTGGCCGAGGTGCTGTTCGGCGGCGCGAACTACGACGGGTTCTTCCTGGAGTACGATTCCGACCGCTCGGGCGACTTCGCACCGCTTGCGCACATCAAGGACCAGAAAGTAGTGTTGGGCCTGATCACGTCGAAGTTCCCTGAGCTAGAAAACGAGGACGACGTTATCGCGCGCATCCACGAGGCCGCGCAGTACGTGCCGCTTGAGCAGCTGCGCCTGTCCACGCAGTGCGGGTTCTCCTCCACCGAGGAAGGCAACGTGCTGACCGAGGACGACCAGTGGGCGAAGATCGCGCTGGTCAAGCGCATCGCCGAGCGCGTGTGGGGGTAG
- a CDS encoding fluoride efflux transporter FluC: MSLTTFLLVGLGGACGALCRHKALTFLKPKAAGPFPWSTLLVNLVSCTIAGAALAGCLAMGQMAYTALTMGFLGGFSTLSTMNCEAVDLAGEGRRGMAAAYVAATYALTLGAAGAGFAGVSALL; encoded by the coding sequence ATGAGCCTGACGACGTTTCTGCTGGTGGGGCTTGGCGGTGCTTGCGGGGCGCTGTGCCGACACAAGGCTCTGACGTTTTTGAAGCCGAAAGCCGCCGGGCCGTTCCCGTGGTCAACGCTGCTGGTGAACCTGGTTTCCTGTACCATCGCCGGCGCGGCGCTTGCGGGGTGCCTTGCCATGGGGCAGATGGCGTATACCGCGCTGACCATGGGTTTTCTTGGCGGGTTCTCCACGCTTTCCACCATGAACTGCGAGGCCGTTGACCTGGCGGGCGAAGGGCGGCGCGGCATGGCGGCAGCCTACGTTGCCGCCACGTACGCGTTGACGCTTGGGGCGGCGGGCGCAGGGTTCGCAGGCGTATCCGCATTATTGTAG
- a CDS encoding LysR family transcriptional regulator yields MKLQQLKYVIQVAESESLTAAAERLFIAQPSLSKAVSELEREMDITIFTRSRTGVVPTEEGMRFLSRARQVVEQAELLESEYKGTDRPRRVFGISTQHYAFVVNAFVSLVREFDQNRYEFSLRETSTAGIIDDVRVQRSELGVLYRCDFNGSVITNAVKSADLHFEPLFCASPHVFVSRDNPLAARPSVTLADLAPYPRLSYDQGVRNSLYFAEELHIAEAVDKSIVVTDRATLFNLVIGLNGYTISSGILSEDLNGSQIVSIPLESSEHMELGYVKRADRPLSSIAERYLQLLRDYVREYQNEQGV; encoded by the coding sequence ATGAAACTGCAGCAATTGAAATACGTCATCCAGGTTGCCGAGTCGGAGTCGCTGACTGCGGCGGCCGAGCGGCTGTTCATCGCGCAGCCCAGCTTGTCGAAGGCCGTATCCGAACTGGAGCGCGAGATGGACATCACCATCTTCACGCGGTCGCGCACCGGCGTGGTGCCCACCGAGGAGGGCATGCGCTTTTTGTCGCGCGCGCGGCAGGTGGTTGAGCAGGCCGAGCTTTTGGAAAGCGAGTACAAGGGCACGGACCGGCCGCGACGCGTGTTCGGCATCTCCACGCAGCATTACGCGTTCGTGGTGAACGCGTTCGTGTCGCTGGTGCGCGAATTCGACCAGAACCGCTACGAGTTTTCGCTGCGTGAAACGTCCACGGCCGGCATCATCGACGACGTGCGCGTGCAGCGCAGCGAGCTGGGCGTGCTGTACCGCTGCGATTTCAACGGCAGCGTCATCACGAACGCCGTGAAGTCAGCCGACCTGCATTTCGAGCCGCTGTTTTGCGCCTCGCCGCACGTGTTCGTCAGCCGCGACAACCCGCTGGCGGCGCGCCCAAGCGTGACGCTTGCCGACTTGGCGCCGTACCCGCGACTGAGCTATGACCAGGGTGTTCGCAATTCGCTGTACTTCGCCGAAGAGTTGCACATTGCCGAAGCGGTGGACAAAAGCATTGTGGTGACCGATCGCGCCACGCTGTTCAACCTGGTCATTGGCCTGAACGGGTACACCATCTCAAGCGGCATCCTGTCCGAGGATTTGAACGGCAGCCAAATCGTGTCCATTCCGCTTGAAAGCAGCGAGCACATGGAGCTGGGGTACGTGAAGCGCGCCGACCGGCCGCTTTCGTCGATTGCCGAGCGCTACCTGCAGCTTTTGCGCGATTACGTGCGCGAATACCAAAACGAGCAGGGCGTATAG
- a CDS encoding DMT family transporter yields the protein MAEGLAGANWPAGANSRAERGLSATTRTEGAAARARAVALVFFGGACYGFNATCYKLSYAAGFSSAQIAAAQMWFAFALFAVLLGIDFARGRRWSAIGRANTAKLVGIGAVTCITSIFYTYAMSVLPVPLALTLLFQFTWIGTVIQVAITRRPPAASQVVSALIIVFGTVFASGLYAADLSSCNPWGIAAGLVAAVSCAAFMALSGHVQPECSQAQRGFLICGGAVVMSHLICPDFIVSGVLVQGIAPLGLIAGACGFFLPVLLFSIGTPHLPTGLSTVLAASELPAGLFVAMLVLGSPIGPVEWAGVGIILAGVCVSQLQFLPKRGK from the coding sequence ATGGCCGAGGGGCTCGCTGGCGCAAACTGGCCAGCAGGCGCAAATTCGCGAGCGGAGCGTGGCCTTTCTGCCACCACCCGCACCGAAGGTGCCGCTGCCCGTGCGCGCGCTGTGGCGCTCGTGTTCTTCGGCGGCGCGTGCTACGGATTCAACGCCACGTGCTACAAGCTCTCCTATGCTGCCGGATTCAGCTCGGCGCAGATTGCTGCCGCGCAGATGTGGTTTGCGTTTGCCCTGTTCGCCGTGCTGCTAGGCATCGATTTTGCCCGCGGACGCAGGTGGAGCGCCATCGGGCGCGCGAACACGGCCAAGCTGGTGGGCATCGGCGCCGTGACGTGCATCACCTCCATCTTCTACACGTACGCCATGAGCGTGCTGCCCGTGCCGCTGGCGTTGACGCTGCTGTTCCAGTTCACGTGGATCGGCACGGTAATCCAGGTTGCCATCACGCGCCGCCCGCCCGCTGCAAGCCAGGTGGTGTCGGCGCTGATCATCGTGTTCGGAACGGTATTCGCAAGCGGGCTGTACGCCGCCGATCTTTCCAGCTGCAACCCGTGGGGCATTGCCGCGGGGCTGGTTGCCGCCGTAAGTTGCGCGGCGTTCATGGCGCTTTCGGGCCATGTGCAGCCGGAATGCTCGCAGGCGCAGCGCGGGTTTCTCATCTGCGGCGGCGCGGTGGTGATGTCGCACCTCATTTGCCCCGACTTCATCGTGTCCGGCGTGCTGGTGCAGGGCATCGCGCCGTTGGGCCTGATCGCGGGCGCGTGCGGGTTCTTCCTGCCCGTGCTGTTGTTCAGCATCGGGACGCCGCATCTGCCCACGGGCCTGTCCACGGTGCTTGCGGCGTCCGAACTGCCAGCGGGGCTGTTCGTGGCCATGCTGGTGCTGGGCTCTCCCATTGGGCCAGTGGAGTGGGCCGGCGTGGGCATCATCCTGGCAGGCGTGTGCGTGTCGCAACTGCAGTTTTTGCCGAAACGGGGAAAGTAG
- a CDS encoding 5-bromo-4-chloroindolyl phosphate hydrolysis family protein, which produces MASSNNIADQIANAVQNAVNSKDFSNLQSSIERSIDVAAQSIGKGIAQASDGFRRGQEQYAAIQQRKRQEEQMNALYAKPSSERGAGVALTATGCALAVPLLACGGLLLLVNWGAAATSLVAGAACAVMAAVGGRKLQLAKRFERYRDVIGLRDRCSIEELAAACADTADNVRKNVKKMLAKGLFRQAALDNSETMLLMTPGAYQQYESQRAEALRQQHQRDLAESARAAEPKAEPTAQQRQILERGEGFIAQIRESNQVIPGEDVSRTLDQIEHVVRAILDCAAENPEVIDDLDRLMDYYLPTTVKLLDAYRELDGQPIQSSSIQQSKREIEGALGSLNTAFEKLLDSLFRDMAIDVSSDISVLHTVLAQEGLVDGPFDSAKRS; this is translated from the coding sequence ATGGCTTCCTCAAACAACATTGCAGACCAAATTGCCAACGCGGTGCAAAACGCCGTGAACTCGAAGGATTTCAGCAACCTGCAGTCCTCCATCGAACGCAGCATCGACGTTGCCGCGCAAAGCATCGGGAAAGGCATCGCGCAGGCATCCGACGGGTTTCGCCGCGGCCAGGAGCAGTACGCAGCCATTCAACAGCGCAAACGTCAGGAAGAGCAGATGAATGCCCTGTACGCCAAGCCCTCGTCGGAGCGCGGGGCGGGCGTGGCGCTGACGGCAACGGGCTGCGCGCTGGCCGTTCCACTGCTTGCGTGCGGCGGGTTGCTGCTGCTGGTGAACTGGGGCGCCGCGGCCACGTCGCTGGTTGCGGGCGCCGCCTGCGCCGTCATGGCCGCCGTGGGCGGGCGCAAGCTGCAGCTGGCGAAGCGCTTCGAGCGATATCGCGACGTCATCGGCCTGCGCGACCGCTGCAGTATCGAAGAGCTGGCCGCGGCATGCGCCGACACGGCGGACAACGTGCGCAAGAACGTGAAGAAGATGCTGGCGAAAGGCCTGTTCAGGCAAGCGGCGCTTGACAATAGCGAAACCATGCTGCTTATGACGCCGGGCGCTTACCAGCAGTACGAAAGCCAACGCGCCGAGGCGCTGCGCCAGCAGCATCAACGCGACTTGGCGGAATCGGCCCGCGCGGCGGAGCCGAAAGCCGAGCCCACGGCGCAGCAGCGCCAGATTCTCGAGCGCGGCGAAGGGTTCATCGCGCAGATTCGCGAGAGCAACCAGGTCATCCCCGGCGAAGACGTTTCGCGCACGCTTGACCAGATTGAGCACGTTGTTCGCGCCATTTTGGATTGCGCCGCCGAAAATCCCGAGGTCATCGACGACCTAGACCGCCTGATGGACTACTATCTGCCCACAACGGTGAAGCTGCTTGACGCGTACCGCGAGCTTGACGGGCAGCCTATCCAAAGTAGCAGCATCCAGCAGTCCAAACGCGAGATCGAAGGGGCTCTTGGCAGCCTGAACACCGCGTTCGAGAAGCTGCTTGACTCGCTGTTCCGCGACATGGCCATAGACGTGTCGTCCGACATTTCGGTGCTGCACACCGTGCTGGCGCAAGAAGGCCTGGTGGACGGGCCGTTCGATAGCGCCAAACGCAGCTGA
- a CDS encoding fluoride efflux transporter FluC, translated as MVHGSIADSVEHALRSPRSLTPLVLLMGFLGATLRYALEAALPAGGGFPVATLSVNIFGCFTLEIINQYVARRTKLPAPLVKSMGVGLIGAFTTIAALSTENLAFLQSGRYGMFAAYLGITVATTFGAALAGKAVADKLAKRHERGGAPGRHACCETEIGADSRCLSDDRKQDAVGVNAPEASVTKRDGGRTRSGGPERGRGESVGDAR; from the coding sequence ATGGTGCACGGGAGCATTGCAGACTCCGTGGAGCACGCGTTGCGCAGCCCGCGGTCGTTAACGCCGCTGGTGCTGTTGATGGGCTTTTTGGGCGCAACGCTGCGCTATGCGCTGGAAGCAGCGCTGCCAGCAGGCGGCGGGTTTCCCGTGGCCACGCTTTCCGTGAACATCTTCGGCTGCTTCACGCTTGAGATTATCAACCAGTACGTGGCGCGGCGCACGAAGCTGCCCGCGCCGCTGGTGAAGTCGATGGGCGTGGGACTGATTGGCGCGTTCACCACCATCGCCGCGCTTTCGACCGAGAACTTGGCGTTTTTGCAGAGCGGGCGCTATGGGATGTTCGCCGCGTATCTGGGAATCACCGTTGCCACCACGTTCGGGGCCGCGCTGGCGGGAAAGGCGGTTGCCGACAAACTTGCAAAGCGGCACGAAAGGGGCGGAGCGCCGGGGCGCCATGCTTGCTGCGAGACGGAAATCGGGGCCGATTCCCGCTGTCTTTCTGACGACCGCAAACAAGACGCTGTAGGGGTGAACGCGCCAGAGGCCTCGGTGACGAAGCGGGATGGTGGCCGAACGCGGAGCGGAGGACCCGAGCGCGGGCGCGGGGAAAGCGTAGGCGATGCACGATGA
- a CDS encoding MFS transporter: protein MSSKNNLKSIFVVYLLGLLLGGLYVGMVAPVRLVIQEQFVLDDATGIWMINIYTLFYAACIPVVGKLADMRGRKPVFLGCLITFGAGSLICGLSQMAGSFEVLLAGRLVQAVGACGVIPVANAEIGSTFPQEKKGMALGIAAAVAGIANVLGAAAGSLIMGLVGNENWSALFFFALPVCAALVIAGVRVLPNRTVDNREPLDAAGSVLMVITVLLLLLALQGIDVGNLAASLGSAAVLGPAAGFAVFLVAFVLVERRAKSPVFHLEYLGNRAIVVTMVVSFFVGCVTITMTLIPEVAEFIMDAPVGSGGLYILPVGVMCMFGPPLGGKLIDKFGPKPVLMSGLAIATVGFFMLALASLGSANAVLLIAGLAVMGLGMGFAMGAPTNYMILENTSPAESGSAIATIALVRQVGTTVAPAVLLGFVTASPGAAGFFQMLVCAAGFCLVSLVCMLAYRAK, encoded by the coding sequence TTGAGCAGCAAAAACAATTTGAAGTCGATATTCGTCGTGTACCTGCTGGGGCTTTTGCTAGGCGGGCTGTACGTGGGCATGGTGGCGCCGGTGCGCCTGGTCATCCAGGAGCAGTTCGTCCTCGATGACGCCACGGGCATCTGGATGATCAACATCTACACGTTGTTTTACGCGGCGTGCATCCCTGTGGTGGGCAAGCTGGCCGACATGCGCGGGCGCAAGCCGGTGTTTCTGGGGTGCCTGATCACGTTCGGCGCAGGGTCGCTGATATGCGGATTGTCGCAGATGGCCGGCAGTTTCGAGGTGCTGCTGGCGGGCCGTTTGGTGCAAGCCGTGGGCGCGTGCGGCGTCATTCCCGTGGCAAATGCGGAAATCGGCTCAACGTTTCCGCAGGAGAAGAAGGGCATGGCGCTGGGTATCGCCGCCGCCGTGGCAGGCATCGCCAACGTGCTGGGCGCCGCCGCGGGAAGCCTGATCATGGGCCTGGTGGGCAACGAGAACTGGTCGGCGCTGTTCTTCTTCGCGCTGCCCGTGTGCGCAGCGCTGGTGATTGCCGGGGTGCGCGTGCTGCCGAACCGCACCGTCGATAACCGCGAGCCGCTTGATGCGGCCGGATCGGTGCTGATGGTGATAACCGTGCTGCTGCTGTTGCTGGCGCTGCAGGGCATCGACGTGGGTAACCTGGCCGCGTCGCTTGGCTCGGCAGCTGTGCTGGGGCCGGCGGCGGGCTTCGCCGTGTTCCTGGTGGCGTTCGTGCTGGTGGAGCGGCGTGCGAAAAGCCCGGTGTTCCACCTGGAGTATTTGGGCAACCGCGCCATTGTGGTGACGATGGTGGTGAGCTTTTTCGTGGGCTGCGTCACCATCACCATGACATTGATCCCCGAGGTGGCCGAGTTCATCATGGACGCACCGGTGGGCTCGGGCGGGCTGTATATCCTGCCCGTGGGCGTGATGTGCATGTTCGGACCGCCGCTGGGCGGCAAGCTCATCGACAAGTTCGGGCCGAAGCCGGTGCTGATGAGCGGCCTGGCCATTGCGACCGTGGGCTTTTTCATGCTGGCGCTGGCAAGCTTGGGCAGCGCGAACGCCGTGCTGCTGATTGCGGGGCTTGCCGTCATGGGCCTGGGCATGGGTTTTGCGATGGGTGCGCCGACGAACTACATGATTCTGGAGAACACGAGCCCCGCCGAAAGCGGGTCGGCCATTGCCACGATCGCGCTGGTGCGGCAAGTGGGCACGACGGTGGCGCCGGCTGTGCTGCTGGGGTTCGTAACGGCCTCGCCGGGGGCCGCGGGGTTCTTCCAGATGCTGGTGTGTGCGGCCGGGTTCTGCCTGGTGTCGCTGGTATGCATGCTGGCGTATCGCGCGAAGTGA
- a CDS encoding 3-hydroxyisobutyrate dehydrogenase, protein MDKELFDYVAERAEVLATADSSKQETKDAAAAWKQAVEGADDTAVEAATKTLVDYLDGRPNTIDAVIAFAEGPAKQLMGEETAAAMAAEQKQRKEQGAKWCGCPSCTAASEILAKFDRCEL, encoded by the coding sequence ATGGACAAGGAGCTGTTTGATTACGTTGCCGAGCGCGCCGAGGTGCTGGCCACCGCCGATTCGAGCAAGCAGGAGACCAAGGACGCCGCTGCCGCGTGGAAACAGGCCGTCGAAGGCGCCGACGATACCGCCGTTGAGGCCGCCACGAAAACGCTGGTGGACTACCTGGACGGCCGCCCGAACACCATCGATGCCGTGATCGCCTTTGCCGAGGGCCCGGCGAAGCAGCTGATGGGCGAAGAGACAGCCGCCGCCATGGCCGCCGAGCAGAAGCAGCGCAAGGAGCAGGGCGCGAAATGGTGCGGCTGCCCGTCTTGCACCGCCGCTTCCGAGATTCTGGCGAAGTTCGACCGCTGCGAGCTGTAG
- the tsaA gene encoding tRNA (N6-threonylcarbamoyladenosine(37)-N6)-methyltransferase TrmO: MSSMEPIAHIHTDMPQKFGIPRNSLVAPHLHGRIVFEPEFSSNLAVTGLDGFSHIWLLWQFENRVPGGTAGDIAADAAAASVPDAAADSNAAADADAAAALDAAAASSAAVDAGAPNSATAPGAHRHPAADTWSPTVRPPRLGGSKRMGVFATRSPFRPNPIGLSCVKLDRVELTDAGPIIHVFGADLRDGTPIYDIKPYIPFADCHPDAAAGFVDEVPWHELSVDFPDDLAKQITPGKLDGLVEVLRQDPRRAGSKHEPKRVYRLAYAGQDIGFTVDGDTLHVVEIREGRNW; this comes from the coding sequence CCTTGTTGCCCCGCATCTGCACGGGCGCATCGTGTTCGAACCGGAGTTCTCGTCGAACCTGGCGGTCACGGGCCTGGACGGGTTTTCCCACATCTGGCTTTTGTGGCAGTTCGAGAACCGCGTCCCCGGTGGCACGGCAGGCGACATCGCCGCCGATGCCGCAGCCGCGTCCGTCCCCGACGCAGCTGCGGATTCTAACGCCGCCGCCGATGCCGATGCTGCGGCTGCCCTCGACGCGGCTGCAGCATCTAGCGCCGCGGTCGATGCTGGCGCTCCCAACAGCGCCACAGCTCCCGGCGCTCACCGCCACCCGGCGGCCGACACGTGGTCGCCGACGGTGCGCCCGCCGCGCCTCGGCGGCTCGAAGCGCATGGGCGTGTTCGCCACGCGCAGCCCGTTTCGACCGAACCCCATTGGCCTTTCGTGTGTGAAGCTCGACCGCGTCGAGCTGACCGACGCCGGCCCCATCATCCACGTGTTCGGCGCCGACCTGCGCGACGGCACGCCCATCTACGACATCAAACCCTACATTCCGTTCGCCGATTGCCATCCGGACGCCGCCGCTGGCTTCGTCGACGAGGTGCCGTGGCACGAGCTTTCGGTCGATTTCCCCGATGACCTGGCGAAACAAATCACGCCGGGCAAGCTTGACGGGCTTGTGGAGGTGCTGCGCCAAGACCCGCGCCGCGCCGGCAGCAAGCACGAGCCCAAGCGCGTGTACCGCCTTGCCTACGCGGGTCAAGACATCGGCTTCACTGTCGACGGCGACACGCTCCACGTTGTAGAAATCCGCGAAGGCCGTAACTGGTAG
- a CDS encoding toxic anion resistance protein, translating to MTNANDQQVKPQLTLTPSLDDAPVPELVAQPAATVPSAPEQATSQLDDSMLTDEEKQMVDSFAQQIDVRDSAMVLQYGAGAQKKMADFSETALSGVRTKDLGEVGGLITDVVTELRSFDATEEKGLFGFFKKGASKVDALRTRYDKAEANVNKIVEALKGHQMTLMKDAATLDKMYELNLTYFKELTMYLLAGKKKLAEVRSGDLAKLTEQARISGRAEDAQAAQDLEAMCTRFEKKLGDLDLTRTIAMQTAPQIRLVQNNEIVLVEKIQTTIVNTIPLWKSQMVLALGIANSAEAARAQNAVTNMTNDLLKKNAEMLHTSTVDIARESERGIVDIETLKNTNETLIKTFDEVMQIQAEGRQKRAEAEAEMRRMEADLKQKMLEIPRV from the coding sequence ATGACAAACGCCAACGACCAGCAAGTAAAACCCCAGCTCACCTTGACGCCTTCGCTTGACGACGCGCCGGTGCCCGAGCTGGTTGCGCAGCCCGCCGCCACCGTCCCGTCCGCCCCCGAGCAGGCAACGTCGCAGCTTGACGACAGCATGCTGACCGACGAGGAAAAGCAGATGGTCGACTCGTTCGCCCAGCAAATCGACGTGCGCGACTCCGCCATGGTGCTGCAATACGGCGCGGGCGCGCAGAAGAAAATGGCCGATTTCTCGGAAACGGCGCTTTCGGGCGTGCGCACGAAAGACCTTGGCGAAGTGGGCGGGCTTATCACCGACGTGGTCACCGAGCTGCGCAGCTTCGACGCCACCGAGGAGAAGGGCCTGTTCGGCTTCTTCAAGAAGGGCGCCAGCAAAGTAGACGCGCTGCGCACGCGCTACGACAAGGCCGAAGCGAACGTCAACAAGATCGTCGAGGCGCTGAAGGGCCATCAGATGACGCTGATGAAGGACGCCGCCACGCTTGACAAGATGTACGAGCTGAACCTGACGTACTTCAAAGAGCTGACCATGTACCTGCTGGCCGGCAAGAAGAAGCTTGCCGAGGTTCGCAGCGGTGACCTGGCGAAACTGACGGAGCAAGCGCGCATATCCGGGCGCGCCGAAGACGCGCAGGCCGCGCAAGACCTTGAGGCCATGTGCACGCGCTTCGAGAAAAAGCTAGGCGATTTGGACCTGACGCGCACCATCGCCATGCAAACCGCCCCGCAAATCCGCCTGGTGCAGAACAACGAGATCGTGCTGGTGGAGAAAATCCAGACCACCATCGTGAACACCATCCCGCTATGGAAAAGCCAGATGGTGCTGGCGCTGGGCATCGCGAACTCCGCCGAGGCCGCTCGCGCGCAGAACGCCGTCACGAACATGACGAACGACCTGCTGAAGAAGAATGCCGAGATGCTGCACACCTCCACCGTGGACATCGCGCGCGAATCCGAGCGCGGCATCGTGGACATCGAAACCCTGAAGAACACGAACGAGACGCTTATCAAGACGTTCGACGAGGTTATGCAGATTCAGGCGGAAGGCCGCCAGAAGCGCGCCGAGGCCGAGGCCGAGATGCGCCGCATGGAAGCCGACCTGAAGCAGAAGATGCTGGAGATTCCTCGCGTGTAG
- a CDS encoding uracil-DNA glycosylase encodes MPKPHIPLDELNLQVRGCRRCPLADGRTQTVFGTGNPHARVLFVGEAPGKNEDLQGEPFVGAAGHYLNELLGVAGLRREDVFIANVLKCRPPSNRDPRPEEIEACTPFLREQTRTIDPEVIVTLGKFSTQFILKTQMGISRLHGHAYKAGKFLVFPIFHPAAALYDGAKREALENDFVTLKEVLQMLDAEKMKAAQQGDGAASAS; translated from the coding sequence GTGCCTAAGCCTCATATTCCTTTGGATGAATTGAACTTGCAGGTGAGGGGTTGTCGGCGGTGCCCTCTTGCTGATGGGCGCACGCAAACGGTTTTCGGCACGGGAAACCCCCATGCCCGGGTGTTGTTCGTTGGCGAAGCTCCTGGGAAAAATGAGGACTTGCAGGGCGAGCCTTTTGTGGGGGCTGCCGGGCATTATTTAAATGAACTGCTGGGAGTTGCTGGCTTGCGTCGCGAGGACGTGTTCATCGCGAACGTGTTGAAGTGTCGGCCGCCTTCGAATCGCGACCCTCGTCCTGAGGAGATTGAGGCGTGTACGCCGTTTTTGCGTGAGCAGACGCGAACCATTGATCCCGAGGTCATCGTGACGCTGGGGAAATTCTCAACGCAGTTTATCTTGAAGACGCAGATGGGCATCTCGCGCTTGCATGGGCATGCCTATAAGGCGGGCAAGTTTTTGGTGTTTCCGATATTTCATCCTGCTGCTGCTTTGTATGACGGTGCTAAGCGTGAGGCATTAGAGAATGATTTCGTTACGCTGAAGGAAGTGCTGCAGATGCTTGATGCGGAAAAGATGAAGGCCGCTCAGCAAGGTGATGGTGCTG